From Callithrix jacchus isolate 240 chromosome 3, calJac240_pri, whole genome shotgun sequence, a single genomic window includes:
- the GPRIN3 gene encoding G protein-regulated inducer of neurite outgrowth 3, with product MGTVPDPLRSAKISLIAVSGKEEDLGELQAASPQHQPALLCKNANGFSGTTAEADLSPRAAAEALMQACEHETTQPAMSSPGVFNEVEKASATFNSPGNLQLPGSSEPAAPAANSAAERDLIHTPMTMPASQHTRQSIPGDQPNAITSSTPEDSLMRSQRTSNREQSEKPSCPVGDILSSSKDQVSYEFPSPEAIQGTVQTPVTAARVVSHSSSPAGGPEGERQGAICDTEMRSYKPLTRGFECSENKQPSVTASGPQGTTSVTPQPSPVTSRPSACPPGPGKVLLPAQHQMSRFKEASTMTNQAESEIKEVPSRAWQDAEVQAVAHVESRSVSTSPSILTAFLKESPAPEHFEQEQLRVICHSSGSHTLELSDSIQAPQESSRCPAIMPRVHIQAAATVSTAFQQENKLVSLPDEVLKISSINLASSNAQDTFKEDGRLAGMSPMREESTYKKLAGTNSSFLKSSTIDQISISACSQAETSYGLGKFETRQSEFAKKTTNGHKTESDCKLSDSCGSAGKSDHSGSLDPTNKGGAREKKPASPQIVKEKESTGTKTSDAKTLLLNPKSQESGGTESAANPTPSPVRNNQESTLEENRQTKTATSLSLPSDPMSDSSPGSSKKTPSRSVKASPRRPSRVSEFLKEQKLNVTAAAAQVGLTSGEKKKQLGADSKLQLKQSKRVRDVVWDEQGMTWEVYGASLDAESLGIAIQNHLQRQIREHEKLIKTQNSQTRRSISSDTSSNKKLKGRQHSVFQSMLQNFRRPNCCVRPAPSSVLD from the coding sequence ATGGGGACTGTACCTGACCCTCTGAGATCAGCTAAAATTTCCTTGATTGCAGTTTCCGGAAAAGAAGAGGATCTAGGAGAGCTGCAGGCTGCCTCACCTCAGCATCAACCAGCTCTCCTGTGTAAGAATGCCAATGGCTTTTCTGGTACCACTGCAGAAGCAGACCTCAGCCCCAGGGCAGCTGCTGAAGCCCTGATGCAGGCTTGTGAGCATGAGACCACCCAGCCAGCTATGTCTTCTCCTGGTGTCTTCAATGAAGTGGAGAAAGCATCTGCCACATTCAACTCTCCAGGCAATCTCCAGCTGCCAGGGAGCAGCGAGCCTGCAGCACCAGCTGCAAATTCTGCAGCAGAAAGGGATCTTATACACACACCAATGACAATGCCAGCCAGTCAGCACACCCGCCAGTCCATCCCAGGTGATCAGCCCAATGCCATCACCTCATCCACGCCTGAAGATTCCCTGATGAGATCACAGAGAACCTCAAATAGAGAGCAATCTGAGAAACCAAGTTGTCCTGTGGGAGACATCCTCAGTAGCAGCAAAGATCAGGTGTCCTATGAATTTCCTTCTCCCGAAGCAATCCAGGGAACAGTGCAGACTCCAGTGACAGCAGCCAGGGTGGTCAGTCATTCATCCTCTCCTGCAGGTGGACCTGAAGGGGAAAGGCAGGGAGCCATCTGTGACACTGAAATGAGATCCTATAAACCTCTAACTAGAGGATTTGAATGTTCAGAGAACAAGCAGCCCTCTGTCACTGCCTCAGGCCCCCAGGGCACAACTTCAGTGACACCTCAACCATCCCCTGTCACTAGCAGACCTTCGGCATGCCCTCCAGGTCCAGGGAAGGTGCTGCTCCCAGCACAGCATCAGATGTCAAGGTTCAAAGAAGCCAGCACGATGACCAACCAAGCTGAAAGTGAGATCAAGGAAGTTCCCAGCAGGGCTTGGCAAGATGCAGAGGTGCAGGCAGTGGCACATGTGGAGAGCAGATCCGTCTCCACCAGCCCCAGTATCCTCACTGCATTCCTGAAGGAAAGCCCTGCTCCTGAGCATTTTGAACAAGAGCAGCTGCGTGTCATTTGCCACAGCAGTGGGAGCCACACACTGGAGCTCTCTGATAGCATACAAGCCCCCCAGGAGTCCAGTAGGTGCCCTGCCATCATGCCACGGGTACACATTCAGGCAGCTGCAACTGTTTCTACAGCTTTCCAACAGGAAAATAAACTAGTGAGCCTACCAGATGAGGTCCTTAAAATCTCATCAATCAATTTGGCCTCCAGTAATGCCCAGGATACGTTTAAAGAAGATGGGAGGTTAGCAGGAATGAGTCCAATGAGGGAAGAATCAACTTATAAAAAGCTTGCAGGTACTAATTCCAGCTTCCTGAAATCTAGCACCATTGACCAGATTTCTATCAGTGCATGCAGTCAAGCTGAAACAAGTTATGGATTGGGAAAATTTGAAACCAGGCAGTCTGAGTTtgcaaagaaaactacaaatggCCACAAAACAGAGTCAGATTGCAAACTATCTGACTCTTGTGGCTCTGCCGGCAAATCTGACCATTCTGGGAGCTTGGATCCCACAAATAAAGGAGGTGCAAGGGAAAAGAAGCCTGCATCTCCCCagatagtaaaagaaaaagagtccACTGGCACCAAAACCTCGGATGCCAAAACCCTACTGCTCAATCCTAAATCTCAAGAAAGTGGAGGCACAGAATCAGCTGCTAATCCTACACCCTCCCCAGTTAGGAACAACCAGGAGAgcaccttagaagaaaacagacagACCAAGACAGCCACAAGCCTCAGCCTGCCATCTGATCCCATGAGTGACTCCAGCCCAGGTTCCAGCAAGAAGACGCCATCTCGCTCCGTCAAAGCCAGCCCACGCAGGCCCAGCCGCGTCAGCGAGTTCCTCAAGGAGCAGAAGTTAAATGTGACAGCAGCTGCTGCTCAGGTAGGACTCACttcaggagagaagaaaaagcagcTTGGCGCGGACTCCAAGCTCCAGCTGAAACAGTCCAAGCGTGTCAGGGACGTGGTGTGGGATGAGCAGGGAATGACCTGGGAAGTGTATGGTGCTTCCTTGGACGCAGAGTCCCTGGGAATCGCAATCCAGAACCATTTACAAAGACAAATCAGGGAACATGAGAAATTAATCAAAACTCAAAATAGCCAGACCCGGAGATCCATCTCCTCAGATACTTCTTCAAATAAGAAGCTCAAAGGAAGGCAGCACAGTGTTTTCCAGTCCATGCTGCAGAACTTCCGACGCCCCAACTGCTGCGTCCGTCCTGCCCCTTCTTCTGTGTTAGATTGA